The window agggaatgtaaacagggaatgtaaacagagggaacgtaaacatagagggaacataaacagagggaacgtaaacagagggaacgtaaacagggaacgtaaacatagagggaacgtaaacagagggaacgtaaacatagagggaacgtaaacagagggaatgtaaacagagggaacgtaaacatagagggaacataaacagggaacgtaaacagagggaatgtaaacagagggaacgtaaacatagagggaacataaacagagggaacgtaaacagagggaacgtaaacagagggaacgtaaacatagagggaacataaacagagggaacataaacagagggaacgtaaacatagagggaacgtaaacagagggaacgtaaacatagatgaacgtaaacagagggaacgtaaacatagagggaacgtaaacatagatgaacgtaaacagagggaacgtaaacatagatgaacataaacagagggaacgtaaacataaAGGAACGTAAACATAGATGAACGTAAAcagggaacgtaaacatagaggaacgtaaacagagggaacgtaaacatagatgaacgtaaacagagggaatgtaaacagagggaacgtaaacatagatgaacataaacagagggaacgtaaacatagaggaacgtaaacagagggaacgtaaacatagatgaacgtaaacagagggaacgtaaacatagaggAACGTAAACAGATCTTCTGTTTCGCTCTTTCAACACATGTTCAGTCTTGTCTCGCGTCCACGTCAACAGTGAAATGCTAATAACGCTAATAACAGAAGAATCCTTCACGGGTTTCAGGTTTTTATTGCATCTTTTCAGCTTCCATAAAGTGAAATTATTTCTATAATTATAAATATCAGATGTTGATGAAGGTTTCCCAGCAGGTTCTCCACCGGAGACGAAACAGCGGTCCGAGCTTTGGATTTCCCAGGACTTTGTGAACACGTCGTCTGGCCCAGAATCCCAGATCATCGACTCTTGAACTGGGACCAGTTTAGTACCAGTTTGTGCACGTGATCATGAAGCACATGTCGTCCACAGTCTTGTTTCCCATGAGGCACTGGGGCAGTTCTGGTCGGTCTGGGGGTTCTAAAAGCGTCAGGACTTTAGCATAAACCTTTAAAACCTTACTCGTACCTGTTCTATTGGACCTTGGAGCTGCTTACCTGGACCCTCGCGGTGCTCCTGCTCACCTGGGGCAGGCGCCGGGGCCGAGCTCTGCTCACCTGGGGCAGGCGCCGGGGCCGAGCTCTGCTCACCTGGGGCAGGCGACGGGGCCGAGCTCTGCTCACCTGGGGCAGGCGCCGGGGCCGAGCTCTGCTCACCTGGGGCAGGCGCCGGG is drawn from Takifugu rubripes chromosome 19, fTakRub1.2, whole genome shotgun sequence and contains these coding sequences:
- the LOC105419063 gene encoding skin secretory protein xP2-like isoform X2 gives rise to the protein MGAEQSHQEQSSRGQEAAGEQSSAPAPAPGEQSSAPSPAPGEQSSAPAPAPGEQSSAPAPAPGEQSSAPSPAPGEQSSAPAPAPGEQSSAPAPAPGEQEHREGPEPPDRPELPQCLMGNKTVDDMCFMITCTNWY
- the LOC105419063 gene encoding skin secretory protein xP2-like isoform X1, yielding MGAEQSHQEQSSRGQEAAGEQSSAPSPAPGEQSSAPAPAPGEQSSAPSPAPGEQSSAPAPAPGEQSSAPAPAPGEQSSAPSPAPGEQSSAPAPAPGEQSSAPAPAPGEQEHREGPEPPDRPELPQCLMGNKTVDDMCFMITCTNWY